One genomic region from Cyanobium usitatum str. Tous encodes:
- a CDS encoding exodeoxyribonuclease V subunit gamma: MLTVFRGNRAEHLAELLAAQLLLTPPGPLETVQVVVNTWPTSRWLGEQLAVGLGGIAANIRYPFPGSQLRQIVTGVLGETGADQDPWRASQLVWPVLELLPQLVEQPEAASLKHWLGRYPQHGSKLELAHWQLGRSIADALDDLALYRPELLAAWWCGEDGPPLPPEQEWQRLLVGRLRERLGVKPFGLQVLEAIAQLQIKAPPAGSLPDPLRLFGLSSLAPIQVQLLQALSVHTNVDLYLLTPCRDLWQRCTSRRQLLSDAIALQQPLDGDWLLQAPGLEARFGRLGGEFQQLLEGSGESLQGQWQEKDLFVAPASSHRGQGPAPLLHQLQQQLADPAAQPLLQRAPADSSLEFHRCPGPLRQVQVVRDRILQLLAADPTLQPRDVLVMTPQVDGLAPLVAAVFGDQEATGVPLNWRLTDRSQQSEASLSRSLLELLRLAGERLTASALETLLESPALQGHFQLSGAEMAALHPLLQRGGFHWGLDAEERGGLGSGSLSWVIDRLLLGLVLPCDPGLAPAATAPLASGESIELLGRWMHLLTRLRHWLVELRRPRCCLAWNTCLRALLSDLFGDGDQAGQVGNNGQDWELPLVLAAIDDWQQAAAGCDLELAAPVVAAVLDERLAADSGRFGHRSGALTISALEPMRAIPHRVIVLMGLDANAYPRQSKRPGFHLLEQQRRLGDPNPADQDRYVLLEALLSARDHLLVTWSSRDPRSGEELPPATPVRQWLEWLQGQLPCRGSDLVISHPANPLDRANFQASGERPPASCDERLLKARLLLDQPRQQSGAPQPPRPLAASEPPSAPPAQPSDAYGDLRDWLLAPQASWLAELGLKPREWADSLDDLEPLSLDERGRALLLRQALESPSDPGLDGPAGWLARHRGQGLLPPQAAGELEAGGLSQRWRSLHASLEALGPERRQLALWQNWQQELQWRGSSVLVLHTAKPRSRHRLELWLALLLAAAADQGPLDGVLVARGAKDFGVQLRLQAPQVDSARAELLRLLELRQQWRQSCWPVPPETGWALLDKGEARAIETWEGGFQGRGERLDPEQALCFGSELSGAALLASGELAARAGELLGPMRERLI; encoded by the coding sequence GCAGGTGGTGGTGAATACCTGGCCCACCAGCCGCTGGCTTGGGGAACAGCTGGCCGTGGGACTCGGTGGCATCGCCGCCAACATCCGCTACCCATTTCCTGGCAGCCAGCTGCGCCAGATCGTTACTGGAGTGCTGGGCGAAACTGGCGCAGACCAGGATCCCTGGCGTGCCAGCCAGCTGGTGTGGCCCGTGCTGGAGCTGCTGCCCCAGCTGGTGGAGCAGCCAGAAGCTGCCTCGCTTAAGCACTGGCTAGGCCGCTACCCCCAGCACGGCAGCAAGCTTGAGCTGGCCCACTGGCAGCTGGGCCGCAGCATCGCCGATGCCCTAGACGACCTCGCCCTGTATCGCCCTGAGCTGCTGGCAGCCTGGTGGTGTGGGGAGGACGGCCCACCCCTGCCGCCGGAGCAGGAGTGGCAGCGGCTGCTGGTGGGGCGGCTACGGGAGCGCCTGGGGGTGAAGCCCTTCGGCCTGCAGGTGCTGGAGGCCATCGCCCAGTTGCAGATCAAGGCGCCGCCGGCCGGCAGCCTGCCCGATCCCCTGCGCCTGTTTGGGCTCAGCAGCCTGGCGCCGATCCAGGTGCAGCTGCTGCAGGCTCTGAGCGTGCACACGAATGTGGACCTCTACCTGCTCACCCCCTGCCGCGACCTGTGGCAGCGCTGCACCAGCCGCCGCCAACTGCTCAGCGATGCGATCGCGCTGCAGCAGCCCCTTGATGGCGACTGGCTGCTGCAGGCCCCGGGCCTGGAGGCCCGTTTCGGCCGACTCGGCGGCGAGTTTCAGCAGTTGCTCGAAGGCAGCGGCGAGAGCCTCCAGGGCCAGTGGCAGGAAAAGGATTTGTTTGTGGCCCCGGCCAGCAGCCATCGGGGCCAGGGGCCAGCGCCCCTGCTGCATCAGCTGCAGCAACAACTGGCGGATCCGGCTGCCCAACCCCTGCTGCAGCGGGCACCGGCAGACAGCTCCCTGGAGTTCCACCGCTGTCCCGGCCCCCTGCGCCAAGTGCAGGTCGTGCGGGACCGCATCCTGCAGCTGCTGGCCGCCGATCCCACGCTCCAGCCCCGCGATGTGCTGGTGATGACGCCTCAGGTGGATGGCCTAGCGCCTTTGGTGGCGGCCGTATTTGGCGATCAGGAGGCCACTGGGGTGCCCCTCAATTGGCGCCTCACCGACCGCAGCCAGCAGAGCGAAGCCAGCCTCAGCCGCAGCTTGCTGGAGCTGCTGCGGCTGGCGGGGGAGCGGCTGACCGCCTCCGCCCTGGAAACCCTGCTGGAGAGTCCGGCGCTGCAGGGGCATTTCCAGCTCAGCGGTGCCGAGATGGCGGCCCTGCATCCCCTGCTGCAGCGCGGCGGCTTTCATTGGGGCCTCGATGCAGAGGAGCGCGGCGGCCTGGGCAGCGGCAGCCTCAGCTGGGTGATCGATCGGCTGCTACTGGGGCTGGTGCTGCCCTGCGACCCCGGCCTGGCCCCGGCCGCTACCGCCCCCCTGGCCAGTGGCGAGAGCATCGAGCTGCTGGGACGCTGGATGCACCTGCTCACCCGGCTGCGCCACTGGCTGGTGGAGCTGCGGCGACCCCGCTGTTGCCTGGCCTGGAACACCTGCCTGAGGGCCCTGCTGAGCGACCTATTCGGCGACGGCGACCAGGCTGGTCAGGTTGGCAACAATGGCCAGGACTGGGAGCTACCCCTGGTGCTAGCCGCCATTGACGACTGGCAGCAGGCCGCCGCCGGCTGCGACCTGGAGCTGGCCGCACCGGTGGTAGCAGCCGTGCTCGATGAGCGCCTGGCTGCGGATTCGGGCCGGTTTGGCCACCGCAGCGGCGCCCTCACCATCAGCGCCCTCGAGCCGATGCGGGCGATTCCCCATCGGGTGATCGTGCTGATGGGGCTAGATGCAAACGCCTATCCCCGTCAGAGCAAGCGGCCCGGCTTCCACCTGCTGGAGCAGCAGCGCCGCCTCGGCGATCCCAACCCGGCCGACCAGGACCGCTACGTGCTGCTGGAGGCCCTGCTCTCAGCCCGCGACCATCTGCTGGTGACCTGGAGCAGCCGCGACCCCCGCAGCGGCGAAGAGCTGCCCCCGGCCACACCGGTACGCCAGTGGCTCGAGTGGCTGCAGGGGCAGCTGCCTTGTCGCGGTAGCGACCTGGTGATCAGTCACCCCGCCAACCCCCTCGACCGGGCCAATTTCCAAGCCAGCGGCGAGCGGCCGCCCGCCAGCTGCGACGAGCGCCTGCTGAAGGCCCGCCTGCTGCTCGACCAACCCCGCCAGCAGAGTGGCGCACCGCAACCGCCCCGGCCCCTGGCGGCCAGCGAGCCCCCTAGCGCCCCCCCGGCCCAGCCCAGCGATGCCTACGGGGATCTGCGCGACTGGCTGCTTGCCCCCCAGGCCAGCTGGCTGGCTGAATTGGGGCTAAAGCCGCGGGAATGGGCCGACAGCCTCGACGACCTCGAGCCCCTCAGCCTCGATGAGCGCGGGCGGGCGCTGCTGCTGCGCCAGGCCCTCGAAAGCCCCAGCGACCCAGGCCTAGATGGGCCCGCTGGCTGGCTGGCTCGCCACCGCGGCCAGGGCTTGCTGCCTCCTCAGGCGGCAGGCGAACTGGAGGCCGGCGGGCTCAGCCAGCGCTGGCGCAGCCTGCACGCCAGCCTCGAGGCCCTGGGCCCTGAACGCCGCCAGCTGGCACTCTGGCAAAACTGGCAGCAGGAGCTGCAGTGGCGGGGGAGCTCGGTGCTGGTGCTGCACACCGCCAAACCGCGCAGCCGCCACCGGCTGGAGCTGTGGCTGGCGCTGCTGCTGGCCGCCGCCGCCGACCAAGGGCCGCTGGATGGGGTGCTGGTGGCCCGGGGTGCCAAGGACTTCGGCGTGCAGTTGCGGCTGCAGGCGCCCCAGGTGGATAGCGCCCGGGCCGAACTACTGCGGCTGCTGGAGTTGCGCCAGCAGTGGCGCCAGAGCTGCTGGCCGGTGCCACCGGAAACCGGCTGGGCCCTGCTCGATAAGGGTGAAGCGCGGGCCATCGAAACCTGGGAGGGCGGTTTTCAGGGGCGCGGCGAGCGGCTTGATCCGGAGCAGGCCCTCTGTTTCGGATCCGAGCTCAGTGGCGCCGCCCTGTTGGCCAGCGGTGAGCTAGCCGCCCGGGCTGGGGAGCTGCTTGGTCCGATGCGGGAGCGGTTGATATGA
- a CDS encoding UvrD-helicase domain-containing protein, with protein sequence MSPAAGSDQALTPEQPFDANAFPLDPGLRLLEASAGTGKTFALAQLVLRYVAEAELGLRQLLVVTFTEAAAAELRDRIGQRLQRALAGLENPDLEPPDPTLAAWLEQQRPRAEKLRARLLLALEELDAADITTIHGFCRRTLQRHALEAGLPPELQLETDKGTLVRQVAHDYWQQQVLPLPSHLLAGLQQQVGGPESLEGLLRQLDGDPALGLDSLPATLRADAPLAPQLEALWSEAWHNFQQLWASHGQALEAGFCAAASQWRGQGFKTTSPYVPKPTKDRCGLVRGWIAAQAPGGDYGATAGSQGGAQGLLRDYFHPGAFLKVARSLEPGAGEGPGPSLPERPLQEAIAQVLDGPAEALLLHACHWGRAELGRRRRQSGRLGFAQLLEGLDPGEQASTPLLEAVGARYAVALIDEFQDTDPIQWRILARAFQPERHRLVMVGDPKQAIYRFRGGDLRTYLRARQAAASCGGISSLRDNYRSSEALVAGLNGLMGPGLRRSDLAVPAVRPQATDNKLLLPAGQHPLQLLWLGGSRLAGEKPPSRSTLERQLPDQIACFSAQLLNQGLMQQRGEQRQPLSPNDLCVLVGTHRQAEALRAALDRCGIASKLVSQGDVFESAGASALQRLLDALAEPGRTQRLRLLAASPLLGWSAEQIASASPEAWSNLAARLAQLALELPRRGLLGVLASLLEQKGLAQLSLSGRLLADLQQCGELVAVRLHADQLGPAAAADWLRRLRLDPDRDIPDAHQPHSDVVDEAVSVLTVHRSKGLEYPVVICPYLWQAGAESRSGQSIGVRWHPGGPEGGQPEAVLDLHLKNNWGPGQGASQQQLGAELQERERLAYVAATRAKLLLVLAWGPVLGQQGNPLHPWLFDQEQPPASDHDPYSGRSDAEWRERLEQAIARRQLPLTLVQPPASGQRSQLRPGPAAAGLPLQRGPVPSHGFDSSWGRSSYTSWTQGSHSAAPAAVEEGRETDAIVTELEALASPGAWPQDSPLAPFPRGAQAGDCLHRILEQLDYCQPLAAQAELVGRELQRAGIAAQHSEAVLIGLEQLRHTPLGGPCNDFSLAQLERGGRLNEMNFDLPLGLVRSPDLARAFADHPEGWFGSAYAEQLAQLKVESRGFLTGSIDLVFRQGERWWVADWKSNWLGERDDQGQPLHCGPRHYGAAAMAELMAANHYPLQAHLYLVALHRYLRWRLPGYRPEQHLGGYVYVFLRGVPGPTTARAVPGMFVEQPPLARLLQLDQALGGTP encoded by the coding sequence ATGAGCCCAGCTGCCGGCAGCGATCAGGCCTTAACGCCAGAACAACCATTTGATGCCAATGCCTTTCCCCTGGATCCCGGGCTGCGGCTGCTAGAGGCCAGCGCCGGCACCGGCAAAACCTTCGCCCTGGCCCAGTTGGTGTTGCGCTATGTGGCCGAGGCCGAGCTAGGGCTGCGCCAGCTGCTGGTGGTGACCTTCACCGAGGCCGCCGCCGCCGAACTGCGCGATCGCATCGGCCAGCGCCTGCAGCGGGCCCTGGCCGGCCTGGAGAATCCAGATCTGGAGCCGCCCGATCCCACCCTGGCCGCCTGGCTGGAGCAGCAACGACCGCGGGCCGAAAAGTTGCGGGCCCGGCTGCTGCTGGCCCTAGAGGAACTAGACGCCGCCGACATCACAACCATCCACGGTTTCTGCCGCCGCACCCTGCAGCGCCACGCCCTGGAAGCGGGCCTGCCACCGGAGCTGCAGCTCGAAACCGACAAGGGCACCCTGGTGCGCCAGGTGGCACACGACTACTGGCAACAGCAGGTGCTGCCCCTGCCAAGCCACCTGCTAGCCGGGCTGCAGCAACAGGTTGGCGGCCCCGAAAGCCTCGAGGGCCTGCTGCGCCAGCTCGATGGCGATCCAGCCCTAGGCCTGGATTCCCTGCCGGCAACCCTGCGGGCCGACGCCCCCTTGGCACCCCAGCTCGAGGCCCTGTGGAGCGAGGCGTGGCACAACTTCCAGCAGCTCTGGGCCAGCCACGGCCAAGCCCTGGAGGCCGGCTTTTGCGCCGCCGCCAGCCAGTGGCGCGGCCAGGGCTTCAAAACCACCAGCCCCTACGTTCCCAAACCCACCAAGGACCGCTGCGGCCTGGTGCGGGGCTGGATCGCTGCCCAAGCCCCCGGCGGCGACTACGGCGCCACGGCAGGCAGCCAGGGCGGAGCCCAAGGCTTGCTGCGTGATTACTTCCACCCCGGCGCCTTTCTCAAAGTTGCCCGCAGCCTCGAGCCGGGCGCTGGGGAAGGCCCCGGCCCCTCCCTGCCTGAACGCCCCCTGCAGGAGGCGATCGCCCAGGTTTTGGATGGTCCGGCCGAAGCCCTGCTGCTGCATGCCTGCCACTGGGGCCGAGCCGAGCTGGGCCGGCGGCGGCGCCAGAGCGGAAGGCTGGGTTTCGCCCAACTGCTGGAGGGTCTTGATCCGGGCGAGCAGGCCAGTACCCCCCTGCTAGAGGCGGTGGGAGCCCGCTATGCGGTTGCCCTGATCGATGAATTCCAGGACACCGATCCGATCCAGTGGCGCATCCTGGCGCGGGCCTTCCAGCCTGAGCGGCACCGACTGGTGATGGTGGGAGATCCCAAGCAGGCGATCTATCGATTCCGCGGCGGCGACCTGCGCACCTACCTGCGGGCCCGGCAGGCCGCCGCCAGCTGCGGCGGCATCAGCAGCCTCCGCGACAACTACCGCTCCAGCGAGGCCCTGGTCGCCGGCCTCAACGGCCTGATGGGGCCGGGGCTGCGCCGCAGCGACCTGGCCGTACCAGCGGTGCGGCCCCAGGCGACCGACAACAAACTGCTCCTACCGGCTGGCCAGCACCCCCTGCAGCTGCTCTGGCTCGGCGGCAGCCGCCTGGCTGGTGAGAAACCACCCAGCCGCAGCACCCTGGAGCGGCAACTGCCCGACCAGATCGCCTGCTTCAGCGCCCAATTGCTCAACCAGGGGCTGATGCAACAGCGGGGCGAGCAGCGCCAACCCCTTAGCCCCAACGACCTATGCGTGCTGGTGGGCACCCACCGTCAGGCTGAAGCGCTGCGCGCCGCCCTTGATCGCTGCGGCATAGCCAGCAAGCTGGTGAGCCAGGGGGATGTGTTTGAAAGCGCCGGCGCCTCTGCATTGCAACGGCTACTCGATGCCCTGGCCGAACCAGGCCGGACCCAGCGCCTACGGCTGCTGGCCGCCTCTCCCCTGCTGGGCTGGAGCGCGGAGCAAATCGCCTCCGCCAGCCCCGAAGCCTGGAGCAACCTGGCTGCGCGCCTAGCCCAGCTGGCCCTTGAACTACCCCGCCGCGGCCTGCTTGGGGTGCTGGCGAGCCTGCTGGAGCAAAAGGGGCTGGCCCAGCTATCCCTTAGCGGCCGGCTGCTGGCGGATTTGCAGCAGTGCGGTGAATTGGTGGCCGTGCGGCTCCATGCCGACCAACTGGGTCCCGCAGCGGCAGCCGACTGGCTGCGGCGCCTGCGGCTCGATCCCGACCGGGACATCCCCGACGCCCACCAGCCCCACAGCGACGTGGTCGATGAGGCCGTATCGGTGCTGACGGTGCACCGCAGCAAGGGTCTGGAATATCCAGTGGTGATCTGTCCCTACCTTTGGCAGGCAGGCGCTGAGAGCCGCAGCGGCCAGTCCATCGGCGTGCGCTGGCACCCGGGCGGCCCTGAAGGCGGGCAGCCCGAAGCCGTGCTCGACCTACACCTGAAAAACAACTGGGGCCCGGGCCAGGGCGCCAGCCAGCAGCAGCTTGGGGCCGAGCTGCAGGAGCGGGAGCGGCTTGCCTACGTCGCCGCCACCCGGGCCAAGCTGCTGCTGGTGCTGGCCTGGGGCCCGGTCTTGGGTCAGCAGGGCAATCCGCTGCACCCCTGGCTGTTCGACCAGGAGCAGCCCCCCGCCAGCGACCACGACCCCTACAGCGGCCGCAGTGATGCGGAGTGGCGCGAGCGGCTGGAGCAGGCAATCGCCCGCCGCCAGCTGCCCCTCACCCTGGTGCAGCCCCCCGCCAGCGGCCAGCGCAGCCAGCTAAGACCAGGCCCGGCCGCAGCTGGCCTACCCCTGCAGCGGGGCCCCGTACCCAGCCATGGCTTCGACAGCAGCTGGGGCCGCAGCAGCTACACCAGCTGGACCCAGGGCAGCCACAGCGCCGCCCCCGCAGCCGTGGAGGAGGGCCGCGAAACCGATGCCATCGTCACCGAACTCGAGGCATTGGCATCACCCGGCGCCTGGCCCCAGGACAGCCCTCTGGCCCCCTTCCCCCGGGGCGCCCAGGCCGGCGACTGCCTGCACCGCATCCTTGAGCAGCTCGACTACTGCCAACCCTTGGCAGCCCAGGCCGAGCTGGTGGGCCGCGAGCTGCAGCGGGCCGGTATCGCTGCCCAGCACAGCGAAGCGGTGCTAATTGGGCTGGAGCAGCTGCGGCACACGCCCCTGGGCGGCCCCTGCAACGACTTCAGCCTGGCCCAGCTTGAGCGCGGCGGCCGCCTCAATGAGATGAACTTCGATCTGCCCCTCGGCCTGGTGCGCAGCCCAGACCTGGCGCGTGCATTTGCCGACCATCCCGAAGGCTGGTTTGGCAGCGCCTACGCCGAGCAGCTTGCCCAGCTGAAAGTGGAAAGCCGGGGCTTTCTCACCGGCTCGATCGACCTGGTATTTCGACAGGGCGAGCGCTGGTGGGTGGCCGACTGGAAGAGCAACTGGCTGGGCGAGCGCGACGACCAGGGGCAGCCGCTGCACTGCGGTCCACGCCACTACGGAGCAGCAGCCATGGCAGAGCTGATGGCCGCCAACCACTACCCTCTGCAGGCTCACCTGTACCTGGTAGCCCTACACCGCTACCTGCGCTGGCGCCTGCCCGGCTACCGACCCGAGCAGCACCTGGGCGGCTACGTCTACGTGTTCCTGCGCGGGGTGCCAGGACCCACCACGGCCAGAGCGGTGCCCGGCATGTTTGTGGAGCAGCCGCCCCTGGCCCGCCTGCTCCAACTGGACCAGGCCCTGGGGGGCACACCATGA
- a CDS encoding ATP-dependent DNA helicase: protein MSSPTPLEQPRWLQTLAAALAEALPRLHGSSPDPLLSELITDLASALAEGRLEISLPSAEHRRALEASPLGAEPDGPLVLEGDRLLWRRWQRQRQQVLQALIERAQLQLPEASPGASCSEGLDPDQQQAVTAVLQYGLVLLEGGPGTGKTSTVARMLAAVLAQQPGSRIQLAAPTGKAASRLRAALASSSLQLPCSTLHRLLESRGERFGRNRQHPLALDLLVVDEVSMVDLPLMQALLEALPPSCRLVLVGDAAQLPPVGPGPVLLELQAPERRQALGGAAIELRTTYRNNGAIAAVAAALREAEQPLEALLTPLAADANLRWLPANPRQLPAELLARLRQHQHQLQECCLADGLDDPAVTASLLAGLDNFLVLTPLRRGRWGVEAIHQALLGEAAARSPQFWPVGTPVQCRHNLSELGLANGDVGLVVERDAKRGRERRLLFANQGGSEPLWIHPAQLPEAEPALALTVHKAQGSEAEEVWVLMPDTGRPQQRLLYTALTRARQRACLITPLHGSAAAASLKS from the coding sequence ATGAGCAGCCCCACACCCCTAGAGCAACCCCGCTGGCTCCAGACCCTGGCCGCGGCACTGGCTGAAGCCCTGCCGCGGCTGCATGGCAGCAGCCCCGATCCCCTGCTGTCGGAACTGATCACTGACCTGGCTTCCGCCCTGGCGGAGGGTCGCCTGGAAATCAGCCTGCCCAGCGCCGAGCATCGCCGCGCCCTGGAGGCTTCACCCCTGGGCGCCGAGCCGGATGGTCCCCTGGTGCTGGAGGGCGACCGGCTGCTGTGGCGCCGCTGGCAGCGCCAGCGCCAGCAGGTGCTGCAGGCTCTGATCGAGCGGGCCCAGTTGCAGCTCCCAGAGGCGAGCCCCGGCGCGAGCTGCAGCGAAGGCCTGGATCCTGACCAGCAGCAGGCCGTCACGGCGGTGCTGCAATACGGCCTGGTGCTGCTTGAGGGCGGTCCGGGCACCGGCAAAACCAGCACCGTGGCTCGCATGTTGGCGGCGGTGCTCGCCCAGCAACCAGGCAGCCGCATTCAGCTAGCAGCCCCCACGGGCAAGGCGGCGAGTCGGCTGCGGGCAGCCCTAGCCAGCAGCAGCCTGCAACTTCCCTGCAGCACCCTGCACCGGCTACTGGAGAGCCGCGGCGAGCGCTTCGGCCGCAACCGCCAGCACCCCCTCGCCCTCGACCTGCTGGTGGTGGATGAGGTGTCGATGGTGGACCTCCCCCTGATGCAGGCCCTGCTGGAGGCCCTGCCCCCCAGCTGCCGGCTGGTGCTGGTGGGGGACGCGGCCCAGCTGCCACCGGTAGGCCCCGGGCCCGTGCTGCTGGAGCTGCAGGCACCCGAACGCCGCCAGGCCCTGGGCGGCGCCGCCATCGAGCTGCGCACCACCTACCGCAACAACGGGGCCATCGCTGCGGTAGCAGCGGCCCTACGGGAGGCTGAGCAGCCCCTCGAGGCCCTGCTCACACCCCTAGCCGCCGATGCCAATCTGCGCTGGCTGCCGGCCAACCCGCGCCAGCTGCCAGCAGAGCTGCTGGCGCGACTGCGGCAGCACCAGCACCAGCTGCAGGAGTGCTGCCTGGCGGACGGTCTGGACGATCCCGCCGTCACCGCCAGCCTGCTGGCGGGCCTGGACAACTTCCTAGTGCTGACACCGCTGCGGCGGGGCCGCTGGGGGGTGGAGGCCATCCACCAAGCCCTGCTGGGGGAGGCGGCGGCCCGCTCGCCCCAATTCTGGCCAGTGGGCACGCCCGTGCAATGCCGCCACAACCTCAGCGAACTGGGGCTCGCCAATGGCGACGTGGGGCTGGTGGTGGAAAGGGACGCCAAGCGGGGGCGGGAACGCCGCCTGCTGTTTGCAAACCAGGGCGGTAGCGAGCCGCTCTGGATTCACCCTGCCCAGCTACCCGAAGCCGAGCCAGCCTTGGCCCTCACGGTGCACAAGGCCCAAGGCAGTGAGGCCGAAGAGGTGTGGGTGCTGATGCCCGACACCGGCAGACCCCAGCAGCGCCTGCTCTACACAGCCCTAACCAGGGCCAGACAGCGGGCCTGCCTGATCACCCCCTTGCACGGTTCCGCAGCTGCTGCCAGCCTGAAATCGTGA